In Brassica rapa cultivar Chiifu-401-42 chromosome A06, CAAS_Brap_v3.01, whole genome shotgun sequence, a single window of DNA contains:
- the LOC103874157 gene encoding B3 domain-containing protein REM7 isoform X1 has protein sequence METPREPHFFKPLLPGFHSGVAIPLEFYSKHIQGAEINKPWKLRSDASDQIWEVIREGRTLTKGWKEFTEAHDLRIGDIVIFKHEGDMVFHVTPFGPSCCDIQYTHPHIVKEEADADDAPTFSYDYCFLAEVTATNQKDDKMFLPVEAMRCGALNQQCKEVKLVNKEGKSWTARFGFSESDGAYYISRGWRKFCRDNRCTNGDLFVFNVVGDGTTTPLLCVCPERKECTELLIKHFSRIDGKSSHFTCLCCL, from the exons ATGGAAACTCCCCGAGAACCTCATTTCTTCAAGCCTCTTCTTCCTGGTTTTCACAGTGGCGTGGCAATACCACTTGAATTCTACTCAAAACACATACAAGGGGCTGAGATCAATAAACCATGGAAGCTAAGATCGGACGCTTCGGATCAAATTTGGGAGGTGATCCGAGAAGGCAGGACACTCACCAAAGGTTGGAAAGAGTTCACCGAAGCACATGATCTTCGAATCGGTgacattgtcatcttcaaacACGAAGGAGACATGGTCTTTCATGTGACACCTTTTGGTCCTAGCTGTTGTGACATTCAGTATACACATCCTCACATCGTTAAGGAAGAAGCCGACGCGGATGATGCTCCTACTTTCTCATACGACTACTGTTTCTTGGCTGAGGTTACTGCTACAAATCAAAAGGACGACAAAATG TTTCTTCCTGTGGAAGCTATGAGGTGTGGTGCTTTGAACCAACAATGCAAAGAGGTCAAACTTGTCAACAAGGAGGGAAAGTCATGGACTGCGCGCTTCGGATTTAGCGAATCAGACGGCGCATATTACATCAGCAGAGGGTGGAGAAAGTTCTGTCGTGATAACAGATGCACCAACGGAGATTTGTTTGTGTTCAACGTGGTTGGAGACGGGACGACAACTCCATTACTGTGTGTATGTCCGGAAAGGAAGGAGTGTACTGAACTACTGATCAAGCACTTCAGCAGAATCGATGGTAAGTCTTCTCATTTTACTTGTTTGTGTTGTCTATAA
- the LOC103874157 gene encoding B3 domain-containing protein REM9 isoform X2 → METPREPHFFKPLLPGFHSGVAIPLEFYSKHIQGAEINKPWKLRSDASDQIWEVIREGRTLTKGWKEFTEAHDLRIGDIVIFKHEGDMVFHVTPFGPSCCDIQYTHPHIVKEEADADDAPTFSYDYCFLAEVTATNQKDDKMFLPVEAMRCGALNQQCKEVKLVNKEGKSWTARFGFSESDGAYYISRGWRKFCRDNRCTNGDLFVFNVVGDGTTTPLLCVCPERKECTELLIKHFSRIDGSIASTSRN, encoded by the exons ATGGAAACTCCCCGAGAACCTCATTTCTTCAAGCCTCTTCTTCCTGGTTTTCACAGTGGCGTGGCAATACCACTTGAATTCTACTCAAAACACATACAAGGGGCTGAGATCAATAAACCATGGAAGCTAAGATCGGACGCTTCGGATCAAATTTGGGAGGTGATCCGAGAAGGCAGGACACTCACCAAAGGTTGGAAAGAGTTCACCGAAGCACATGATCTTCGAATCGGTgacattgtcatcttcaaacACGAAGGAGACATGGTCTTTCATGTGACACCTTTTGGTCCTAGCTGTTGTGACATTCAGTATACACATCCTCACATCGTTAAGGAAGAAGCCGACGCGGATGATGCTCCTACTTTCTCATACGACTACTGTTTCTTGGCTGAGGTTACTGCTACAAATCAAAAGGACGACAAAATG TTTCTTCCTGTGGAAGCTATGAGGTGTGGTGCTTTGAACCAACAATGCAAAGAGGTCAAACTTGTCAACAAGGAGGGAAAGTCATGGACTGCGCGCTTCGGATTTAGCGAATCAGACGGCGCATATTACATCAGCAGAGGGTGGAGAAAGTTCTGTCGTGATAACAGATGCACCAACGGAGATTTGTTTGTGTTCAACGTGGTTGGAGACGGGACGACAACTCCATTACTGTGTGTATGTCCGGAAAGGAAGGAGTGTACTGAACTACTGATCAAGCACTTCAGCAGAATCGATG GTAGCATTGCTTCTACCTCACGAAATTAG
- the LOC103873988 gene encoding protein SKIP34 — MCYGHNQSFSRNTLRSRSHDGENEDSLVVDDLRDRLAETEARLRRARAREAELSRRLEQMKRFVSVMEIMEAFLERRFQEQKDRIDRLFSTK, encoded by the coding sequence ATGTGTTACGGTCACAATCAATCGTTTTCACGCAACACCCTCCGTAGCCGATCCCACGACGGAGAAAACGAAGATTCGTTGGTGGTCGACGATCTTCGTGACCGGCTCGCGGAAACAGAGGCGCGGCTGCGACGAGCCAGAGCGAGAGAAGCGGAGCTCAGCCGTCGGTTAGAGCAGATGAAGAGATTCGTTTCCGTCATGGAGATCATGGAGGCTTTCTTAGAACGGAGATTCCAAGAGCAGAAAGATCGAATCGATCGCCTCTTCTCAACCAAATGA
- the LOC103873987 gene encoding putative U-box domain-containing protein 50, with protein sequence MEEVQNQVLEEEAKGSTTVEKVYIAVGNDLQEGFKTIDWALKKWNNIPISIVLLHLCSISKDFVYTPFGKLPASSVSEEKLQVLRKYEDQKINKLLSKYVTFCKKLQVKAELHKVEKEDDSIQVLILDLITKLRITKLVMGITFMRSSSSWKSKSAISGSFHIYQNKPDFCEFYIICGGKMVLLKRENDANNNIRSWIGKMFHDPGRNLDRSSNGSDDPAASGSPWDKNLQEMEIYFQQLLSLNLEEDDEDNVQEEEDEDGGAEVALDVLQHLNVGEKLEYVRRKVNEAKLVIDENMREVKVNAERSDKAEWAISLCNCRIEELEAGIKEETERREKLQETLDSDRECIEQTKNDVEKGKAKLVSLGELREELSSKVETMRDAKLQAEAELERVALEKGEMIMEIEKLKNQRDVFNRRIEFCKEKEATGFASDEVKCGYREYVAEDIRLATESYSDRLRLKSGGNWTNVYRGRIKHTTMAVKVIGDRLSDEEFAAKVKLMNEIRHPNLVAIAGFSPERPKCILFEYMHSGNLRDNLFTSQRKSRRSKILKWHDRIRIAHQVCSGLGFLHSVKPKPIVHGRLTPSKILLDRNLVAKITGFGLAMHSDQSDTKPDVMAFGVLLLHLLTGRNWPGLLKAMSMNQASILRDLDQTAGKWPLELAKEFGALAVKCSSVNRGGNMEFSTKEIMEELGKIMEKANEFRTKGGYEEATNSKNDEADPNDIPSVFICPILQEVMKNPHIAADGFSYELEAIEEWLSMGHDTSPMTNLRLDYQVLTPNHTLRALIQDWHSKKAAQASS encoded by the exons aTGGAAGAAGTTCAGAATCAGGTATtggaagaagaagcaaaaggaTCAACGACGGTGGAGAAAGTGTACATAGCCGTAGGAAACGATTTACAAGAAGGATTCAAGACGATCGACTGGGCTTTAAAGAAATGGAACAACATACCAATCTCCATCGTTCTTCTCCACCTCTGCAGCATTTCTAAAGATTTCGTCTACACCCCTT TTGGGAAGCTTCCAGCGAGTTCTGTGAGCGAGGAGAAGCTTCAAGTACTGAGAAAGTACGAGGACCAAAAGATCAACAAGTTGTTGTCTAAATACGTtactttttgtaaaaag TTACAGGTGAAAGCAGAGTTACACAAGGTGGAGAAGGAAGATGATTCAATCCAAGTACTAATCTTAGATCTGATCACAAAGCTCCGAATTACAAAACTCGTCATGGGAATCACTTTCATGAGATCTTCTTCATCTTG GAAATCGAAGAGTGCGATAAGCGGATCGTTCCACATATATCAGAATAAACCGGATTTTTGCGAGTTTTATATAATATGTGGAGGCAAAATGGTTTTGCTAAAGAGAGAGAACGATGCCAACAATAATATTAGAAGCTGGATTGGTAAAATGTTCCATGATCCGGGGAGAAACTTAGACCGTTCATCTAACGGCAGTGATGATCCAGCGGCTAGTGGAAGTCCATGGGATAAGAACTTGCAGGAGATGGAGATTTATTTCCAGCAACTGTTGAGTTTGAATCTtgaagaagacgatgaagaCAATGtccaagaagaagaggatgaagATGGTGGTGCGGAGGTGGCACTAGACGTGCTGCAACATTTG AATGTAGGAGAGAAGTTAGAGTATGTGAGAAGAAAGGTGAATGAAGCTAAGCTGGTGATAGATGAGAACATGAGAGAAGTCAAAGTCAACGCTGAGAGATCAGACAAAGCTGAATGGGCTATCTCTTTATGCAACTGCAGA ATTGAAGAGCTTGAAGCTGGGATCAAAGAAGAAACCGAGAGACGAGAGAAACTCCAAGAGACGCTAGATTCAGACAGAGAATGCATTGAACAAACAAAGAACGACGTCGAAAAAGGAAAAGCAAAGCTAGTTTCTCTTGGTGAGCTTCGAGAAGAGCTCTCAAGCAAGGTTGAGACAATGAGGGATGCTAAACTACAAGCAGAAGCTGAGCTGGAGAGGGTTGCTTTAGAGAAAGGTGAGATGATAATGGAGATCGAGAAGCTTAAGAACCAAAGAGATGTGTTCAACCGTAGGATTGAGTTTTGCAAAGAGAAAGAGGCTACAGGGTTTGCTTCAGATGAAGTGAAGTGTGGGTATAGAGAGTACGTTGCAGAGGATATAAGACTGGCCACAGAGAGTTACTCTGATCGCTTGAGGTTAAAATCTGGCGGCAACTGGACGAACGTGTACCGAGGGAGGATCAAACACACAACCATGGCTGTGAAAGTGATCGGCGACCGTTTATCGGATGAGGAGTTTGCAGCAAAGGTGAAGCTTATGAATGAGATTAGACATCCTAACTTGGTAGCAATAGCTGGATTCTCTCCAGAGAGGCCTAAGTGCATACTCTTCGAGTATATGCATAGTGGTAACTTGAGGGACAATCTATTCACATCGCAGAGGAAATCAAGAAGAAGCAAGATACTTAAATGGCACGATAGGATCCGTATAGCTCACCAGGTTTGCTCTGGACTGGGGTTCTTACATTCCGTTAAGCCGAAACCGATAGTCCACGGTCGCCTCACGCCGTCCAAGATCCTCTTGGACCGTAACCTTGTAGCTAAAATAACAGGTTTTGGACTTGCAATGCATAGTGACCAGTCTGATACAAAGCCTGATGTGATGGCTTTCGGAGTATTGCTACTTCATCTTTTAACCGGGAGAAACTGGCCCGGTTTGCTTAAGGCGATGTCGATGAACCAGGCGAGTATTCTCAGGGATTTGGACCAGACAGCTGGTAAGTGGCCGTTGGAGTTAGCTAAGGAGTTCGGTGCACTTGCGGTGAAGTGCTCTTCGGTTAACAGAGGAGGGAACATGGAGTTTTCGACGAAAGAGATCATGGAGGAGCTTGGTAAGATAATGGAGAAAGCTAATGAGTTTAGAACCAAAGGAGGATACGAGGAAGCAACTAACTCAAAGAACGATGAAGCAGATCCGAATGATATACCGAGTGTTTTCATATGTCCTATACTTCAGGAAGTGATGAAGAATCCACATATTGCAGCAGATGGGTTCTCGTATGAGCTTGAGGCAATAGAGGAGTGGCTAAGCATGGGACATGACACATCTCCTATGACGAATCTGAGACTGGATTATCAAGTTCTGACACCGAACCATACTCTTCGTGCTCTCATTCAAGATTGGCATAGCAAAAAAGCAGCACAAGCTTCCTCCTGA